Within the Oncorhynchus clarkii lewisi isolate Uvic-CL-2024 chromosome 2, UVic_Ocla_1.0, whole genome shotgun sequence genome, the region TTTTGGTATATAATACTTCTCCCTGAGAACTTTTGCCTGTCGCCTGGTCTTTGGGACAGCCTCTCACTCAACATCTCTATAGCCCTCACCAACTGGGAAACTAACTCAACTGCAACCTCTCCAACCAAATAACGCTCAACGTTAGATTACTGCCAATTGACATGGAAACCCAGAAAAGACACGAATACCACTCAGTTTGCCACACCTGCCGGAGAACGGAAAACACAAGAATGAAGGTAATCTATGGAGACCCAACACTTCTTGCTCTTCTGCTTGTTTTATGCAAGTAAAACATTCATTATTTCTACATTGCAAAAAAATGCGTAATCGAATACACTGGCTGGGACAACTTCTCGGGGTTTTTACCCtagcttgttttttttttgttgtgtttgcGCGTTTTGGTGAGAAGGGACAATTTGAGAACACGGTGAAATATAAATAACTTGACGAGGTGAGAATGTTGAAGGTGCAGATATTGAGATGGGTTGATTCTTGCATTTAGCTACCTTTCAGTCGGCTACAATACCGTCACTTTTAAGATCCTTACTCTCGGCACTGTTGTGCCGAAACATGATCTTCTCCACTCGCATCTTGTTAGTGCGTCCCTTTGCTGAACTCGGGACAAACAGGAGAGACCTCAAAGACCGCTAGGGGGCGAGTCCTGCGGGTGATAGAGCTCAATCTCCCCGTTACCAGAGGGTGAGCTAGGGGGAATATATGCTGAGTATGGGGATTGAGATGGTTGCCGATTGAATAGCATGTCTTGCAACTTGTTGAGCTGGTTGTGTAAGAGTTCAGCAGAGATATGGTATCTTTTCCCACAGAATAAGCAACTCTTCGAGTTGCAATAGGGCGATAGCTGATCACTGCGTAAAGTACAGCTCAAATACAAATTAGCACATAATTAAAATGTTTAATTGCGCCAGACTTTTAACTGTAAAAAATAAGAATTTTGTTTTACGCATCATATTGGATACATTTCAAGACGCCGTATGTTATTTGTGAGGGTCGTTTATGCAAGATATTGATTAGAAGCTTATTATCTGACTTTTGGGTTTTGATTCTGAAAGGTATATATTTAACCTACACGTCTGAACAGTGGCTATGGAAGGCACCACCAATTAGCCTGCCCGTTTGTATTGTATGCAGTGAATGTTTGATTTGAGATGTGTTATGTTCTCTCCTCAGGTCAAGATGATGTCTTCGTCAAATCGAGTGCTGGTCATTGCGCTGGCACTTACTCTGTACATCGTTGAAGTGGCTTCGGCAGAAACGCTATGTGGAGGAGAACTGGTGGACGCGCTGCAGTTCGTCTGTGAAGATAGAGGATTCTATTTCAGTAGGTTCCACTTATACCCGCTGTAACTTTTATTTCATTGTGTTTCCCCTTTTATTTTCTTCTGGCTTTCCCAACTACATTGACTGTCTCTCGCTCTCGTGTTCCTGTACTGAGAGCACATCTTtgtgtctgtcactgtgtgtggTATGCTTGTGTTtgctctctttcacacacacacacacacacacacacacacacacacacacacacacacacacacaaccagctgTGTTTCGCTGCGATGTGTCTGAAGACGAAAGCCTTTGCGATACTACTGAGTGGACGCATTCTGTTGCTGTAGCCTACCTCAGATTGCATATGAAAGGGCGGTGAGCAGGGAAGGCACACACAACTCAATGCGACACAATGGGCCACTTGTTTACCACACATTCCGTGGGGGAAAGTAATAGCACCCAAGAGGCATACCAGTCACCTCACCACGAATGTTCCCAGGCTATAGGCAACCACACTGCGTTTGATCTAGATTTGAAGGATTCAATTATTTCGGTTGAGGGAGGATTACTACGGTACTATTATTAATAGCCCTGTCATTGCTCTTCTAGTAGACTTCATCTAGACGATAGCATATAGTAACAATGATGTGATTGTTATTATTAGCTGACCTAAAATGAATTTTTACAATAACTTGTACATGCAGTTATCAGTATGTAGAACTGAGACGGTTCCTGTCCTCTCTTCCccgtcttctcctctccccctgacaCAGACAGCAAAAACTAAAGGTGGACAATTtcactttttttaaataaaaatatttgtcATCTCCCACCCAATGGCATTGACAAAAAAATCTTTGTGCTGCTGCTTGCTAAGAGAGGTCATTATCCAATTTGGGCCGACATAgatgccccctcccccctctggttcaccctttccttttctctcctgttcctctcttcctgcaATGAAACACTGGTCTGGCCTCTCCTGAGGTTTCTCCAACATTGTGTAGGGGTTGAAGAAGGACTTCAAAACAAGGCCGTTATTGATCATGGATAGTACTCCCCTGTGCCACGTCTTACttaaccctccacctctctccctcttctcataCCCCcaccccctttctgtctctcttttctcatacCTTTCTCCCTCATATCTTCTCATTCACTCTTTTCCTTTCTGCCTCCCTTGCATGATCTACCTCTTTGCCGATAGATAATGCAAGGCACTCACACTCTCAATGTCTTTAGGTGCGTTTCTCTCCATTCTATTTCTTCCTCTCGtcttctgttcctctccctctatctctctatcagcGTTCCCCCTGTCTTTCCCCAGCCATtcagatgtactgtatgtggactccccctccccctttccctctgcTGAGTTGGCAAGGGATAAGGTCAAAGGAGAGTGTCCATGTTGTGTGTTTACTCACCCAAATAGTGAGGGTTTCAGATCTATGTGTCTCTTTGTCTGTATTtggctatgtgtgtctctctctctccttggctGTGTGAGTATGTGCTTGGCGGTGTGTCTCTCGTCTCTTTGCTCGGTTATGTCTCTCTGTGCTTGGCTCTGTTGCGTCTGCATATTCTCCAGTGTGTAAGGAGTATTTACCCACTAAAGGACTTCTGGATGGCTTAATTAAATACCATAACAAGATGACCCCTTCCAAAAacaaacacaccaacaaacaaacatCAACTTTTGTCAGAGTTGGGCTCAGATAGCCTTTTATCCTGTGTTTGGTCAAAGTGAAGTGGGCCAATTGGATCTGTCAATTGCGGGGAAACATTATGGATTTGATGGATTTGGCCAAACTGCCAACGCTGCTATCTTGATTCACTTTCATTGTAATTGAATTACAAGTCTCTCCTTTCCTAATGatctcactctcccttcctctctctttctgcaggtAGGCCAACCAGCAGGTCTAACAGCAGACGCTCCCAGAACCGTGGTATCGTGGAGGAGTGTTGTTTCCGTAGCTGTGACCTCAACCTGTTGGAGCAGTACTGTGCCAAACCTGCCAAGTCGGAGAGGGACGTGTCGGCCACCTCTCTACAGATCATTCCCATGGTGCCCACAATCAAACAGGTACGGCCTGTATGGGAAAACCAGGAAACCAGCCCTACCTGTCCTCCTCTGTCCTTGACCTGTCCGTATGTGTCCCTATCTATCCCCACATCTCACTTGTCTCCGTTCCACCGCGTGCTGAACCCGTATGCCCCCGTCTGTGGGAGTGGCGATAAAGCAGTTTGAGGGTTGTGTTATCTTGCGAAAATAGTCGGTGGTAAGCAAGTATCTCCTTCCGAGACTGCTGACCGAGGTGGAAAACACCAGGGCCCGAGAGTACATTTGGGTAGAGCGGGTAAGGTTCAACTGCAGGTTGGTCACAGCTGGTGAGAAAGTGAGCAGATTAGAAAATGTTGGTGTAACACATTATACCTGCCTGTTAGGGTCAGATCCATTCAGCCCCCTTCAAAACAACCCAAACAAAGAACATCAAGTTCCTTTTTTCAACATTTGCAATGTGCCTCGATTAGTCATGGAACACTAGATGCTCCAAAATGTGCATACATTTGGCACCCTTCACTGAAACAGCAATAGCTATCGAGCCCTGAGAAACAGTCACTGTGAATCAAGTCAAAAGCGTGCACACGAAAACTTCAAAAGAAGCTGCAGGCTTTTTAACTCTGTGAACAACAACCTCAACTGTGGGCAGCATTCCAAAACTCTTAAATGTcttcctcttctcatctcctgtTCTTTACGACTACCCCCTCAGGGCTGGATAGATAGATAATCCCTCCGTTTTGACTTTCAACTGCCATTTAATGTCAACATCAGTTGGTTGTGAAATAAGGTGGCGATAGGACTATTTAGGACAGCTAATGACTGTTTAAGACCGTTTAGGACTATTTGACTGTTTAGGTATGTTAAAGACTAATGGTTCATGTCTACTAGGTGTTGTGAGTGCGAGGGGGATATGTTGGGACACATCCCCAGTCGTGCCTTGGCAGTGAAACGAGttgactgctctctctctcgcccagaTGTTTCCAGGCTGGGGAGTGAATGGGGAGATAAACTGcaattgatgtgtgtgtgtctagggagAAAGAGACACTTTCACACAGAGTACTCTCAAAGTGGCATGACCCAAACAAGCCATTCAGGAGGAGTACTAGTTACGCATAAATTCTGCCCCCACCCACccattctctatctctctcatatgcatgcgcacacacacacaaacaacccccctccccctctgcaTGGGGATTTCCCAGTCTCACCGTTTTAAGGAATTGGCCAGGGATAGTGTTTTTTTCACCGGAATGTGTTTACTGCCGAGAtaggtgtgtgttgggggaggggtcaTTTAGTGAACAATGAATGTGTGGTCACATTGAGATAGTCACCCGCATTCCCTCAGACATTATGATGAGGGGGCGGAGCCGAGCTCTTGTTGACAACTTTCTTTAGGGGTTGTCAGGGGAAAATAGCCGTTGTAATCAGAATC harbors:
- the LOC139367947 gene encoding insulin-like growth factor II, with product METQKRHEYHSVCHTCRRTENTRMKVKMMSSSNRVLVIALALTLYIVEVASAETLCGGELVDALQFVCEDRGFYFSRPTSRSNSRRSQNRGIVEECCFRSCDLNLLEQYCAKPAKSERDVSATSLQIIPMVPTIKQDVPRKHVTVKYSKYEAWQRKAAQRLRRGVPAILRARKFRRQAVKIKAQEQAMFHRPLITLPSKLPPVLPPTDNYVSHN